From Synechococcus sp. A10-1-5-1, a single genomic window includes:
- a CDS encoding NFACT family protein, which produces MAAQHLQAMDLTSLRAVLAELRPQLVPSRFEKAQQADGQTIHLGFRTLERRLWIELSWLAEAPRLLEIPAPPKLGDGSTLAQQLQHGLSGLALTGLRQEGWERLVELEFAPRPGEPPQRSLVLELMGRHSNLFLLDQDRRVVAVARQVRESQSRLRPISTGDIYVPPPPMGGRGPSRTESFEHWKGELQLLPLPLKRALPSAYQGVSPALARHLVEGLADDLLNQPAQELSGASWQQLWQRWQQWLEALEEERFGFRLDEDGGYCCWADASSNAPSTSLNAQLASYHHSRLQARTFNQRQQALKQRLERALERERQQQQHQQGLLDQVENSDGLQEQADTLLCQANPSRDTISEAQKLYKKARRLRRSVAAITPRLAQHQQQIEQLEGSLTFLELIQLEYQWNPQSGLQQLQALEEDSERLWQRQLGNRKERRRQQGDPTPLTLSSPRGLTIQVGRNHRQNEWISLQQARKGDLWFHAQECPGSHVVLKSSVAPAEDSDLQAAASLAAHFSRARGNRQVAVVMTPCEQLQRIPGAGPGTVRHRGGEVLWANPESADALLRGEPLSLNGDLEP; this is translated from the coding sequence ATGGCCGCCCAGCACCTCCAGGCCATGGATCTCACCAGCCTTCGCGCGGTCCTGGCTGAACTAAGACCGCAACTCGTTCCCAGTCGCTTTGAAAAAGCGCAGCAGGCTGACGGGCAAACCATCCATCTGGGGTTCCGCACGCTGGAGCGGCGGCTATGGATTGAGCTGAGCTGGCTTGCTGAAGCACCCCGGCTGCTGGAAATTCCAGCGCCGCCCAAACTGGGCGATGGCAGCACCCTGGCCCAACAGCTTCAACACGGACTCAGCGGTCTCGCTCTGACTGGACTCCGGCAAGAGGGATGGGAGCGGTTGGTGGAGCTGGAGTTCGCCCCCCGACCTGGAGAGCCTCCCCAACGGAGCCTGGTCTTGGAGTTGATGGGCCGCCACAGCAATTTGTTCTTGCTGGATCAAGACCGCAGGGTGGTGGCGGTGGCCAGGCAGGTCCGGGAGAGCCAATCGCGCCTGCGCCCCATCAGCACGGGCGACATCTACGTCCCCCCGCCGCCCATGGGCGGCCGTGGTCCCAGCCGCACGGAAAGCTTCGAGCACTGGAAAGGGGAGCTTCAACTACTCCCCCTCCCGCTCAAACGCGCCCTGCCGAGCGCCTATCAAGGCGTCAGCCCAGCCCTGGCGCGCCACTTGGTGGAGGGGCTCGCTGATGACCTGCTCAACCAACCCGCCCAGGAGCTCAGCGGGGCGAGCTGGCAACAGCTCTGGCAGCGCTGGCAGCAGTGGCTGGAAGCCCTAGAGGAGGAACGCTTTGGTTTCCGTCTGGACGAGGACGGGGGCTACTGCTGCTGGGCTGACGCCTCGAGCAACGCCCCATCCACCAGCCTCAACGCCCAACTGGCGTCGTACCACCACAGCCGGCTGCAAGCCAGGACCTTCAACCAGCGGCAACAGGCCCTCAAACAGCGGCTGGAGCGAGCCCTCGAGCGCGAACGCCAACAACAGCAGCACCAACAAGGGCTCCTGGATCAAGTCGAGAACAGCGATGGACTGCAGGAGCAGGCCGACACGCTGCTCTGCCAAGCCAACCCCAGCCGGGACACGATCAGTGAGGCGCAAAAGCTCTACAAAAAGGCCAGGCGCCTGCGGCGCTCCGTTGCCGCCATCACCCCCAGGCTGGCCCAGCACCAGCAACAGATCGAGCAGCTGGAAGGAAGCCTGACCTTCTTGGAGCTCATCCAACTCGAATACCAATGGAACCCCCAAAGCGGGCTCCAGCAACTGCAGGCCCTCGAGGAGGACAGCGAACGGCTCTGGCAGCGCCAACTCGGTAACCGCAAAGAACGCAGACGCCAGCAAGGGGATCCCACACCCTTGACCTTGAGCAGCCCGCGTGGCCTGACGATCCAGGTCGGACGCAACCACCGCCAAAACGAATGGATCAGCCTTCAGCAAGCCCGTAAAGGTGACCTCTGGTTTCACGCCCAGGAGTGTCCCGGTAGCCATGTGGTGCTGAAGAGTTCAGTCGCCCCGGCGGAGGACAGCGATCTCCAGGCGGCGGCCAGCCTGGCGGCCCACTTCAGCCGTGCCCGCGGCAATCGCCAAGTTGCGGTGGTCATGACCCCGTGTGAGCAGCTGCAACGGATCCCTGGAGCGGGTCCGGGAACCGTCAGGCACCGCGGAGGGGAAGTCCTCTGGGCCAATCCTGAGAGCGCTGACGCGCTACTGCGCGGAGAACCCCTTAGCCTCAACGGGGATCTAGAGCCATGA
- a CDS encoding Photosystem I reaction center subunit III: MRRLFAVLISALLIFGFAPVAKADVAGLTPCAESARFQSRAAAASTPQAKARFEMYSQASCGADGLPHLIVDGRLSHAGDFIIPGIAFLYIAGCIGWAGRNYLMAIRGSKDAAMKEIQIDLSLAFKSTLAAATWPIAAFAELSGGKLTESDDKITISPR; encoded by the coding sequence ATGCGCCGCCTTTTTGCAGTTCTCATTTCTGCCCTGCTGATCTTCGGCTTCGCCCCCGTGGCGAAGGCTGATGTCGCAGGTCTGACCCCCTGCGCTGAAAGCGCACGCTTCCAATCCCGTGCCGCCGCCGCCTCCACCCCCCAGGCCAAGGCGCGCTTCGAGATGTACAGCCAGGCCTCCTGTGGCGCTGATGGCCTTCCCCACCTGATCGTGGATGGTCGCCTCAGCCACGCTGGTGACTTCATCATCCCCGGCATCGCCTTCCTCTACATCGCTGGTTGCATCGGCTGGGCCGGTCGCAACTACCTGATGGCGATCCGCGGCAGCAAGGATGCCGCCATGAAGGAAATCCAGATCGATCTGTCTCTGGCCTTCAAGAGCACCCTGGCTGCTGCCACCTGGCCCATCGCGGCTTTCGCTGAATTGAGCGGCGGCAAGCTGACCGAATCCGACGACAAGATCACCATTTCCCCTCGCTGA
- the cobM gene encoding precorrin-4 C(11)-methyltransferase, translated as MKGKVWIVGAGPGAPDLLTLRAARTIEQAEVLIWTDSLVNPQLASMAPESCERIRTSTLTLEEVMGVMLARVKEGKRVVRLHDGDTCLYSALNEQLCRLLDAEVEVEVVPGLSAYQATAARLKSELTIPGLVQTIVIGRAGGRTGVPETEALERLASLKASLCLYLSARHVEEVQRELLLHYPPETPVAIGYRVSWPDEWISVVPLKEMDRVSRERELIRTTLYVVSPALAAPGEARSKLYSLSHNHLFRGGAE; from the coding sequence ATGAAGGGCAAAGTCTGGATCGTGGGAGCTGGCCCAGGCGCTCCCGATCTGCTGACCCTGCGGGCAGCGCGAACGATTGAGCAAGCCGAGGTCTTGATCTGGACCGATTCGCTGGTGAATCCGCAGCTGGCCAGCATGGCTCCTGAGAGCTGCGAGCGGATCCGCACAAGCACCCTGACCTTGGAAGAGGTGATGGGTGTGATGCTCGCCCGAGTCAAAGAAGGCAAGCGGGTCGTGCGACTCCACGATGGGGACACCTGCCTGTACAGCGCTCTCAACGAGCAGCTCTGCCGCTTGCTCGATGCCGAAGTGGAGGTGGAGGTCGTCCCCGGACTGAGCGCCTATCAAGCAACTGCCGCTCGGTTAAAAAGTGAGCTCACCATTCCGGGCCTGGTTCAGACGATCGTGATTGGCCGCGCTGGCGGTCGAACCGGAGTCCCTGAGACCGAAGCCCTTGAGCGACTGGCGTCATTGAAGGCTTCGCTCTGCCTGTATCTCAGCGCTCGCCACGTGGAGGAGGTTCAACGGGAACTGCTCCTGCACTACCCACCGGAGACCCCTGTGGCGATTGGCTATCGCGTCAGCTGGCCTGATGAGTGGATCAGCGTGGTTCCTCTGAAAGAGATGGATCGGGTCAGCCGTGAACGGGAGCTGATTCGAACCACCCTCTATGTGGTGAGCCCGGCGCTTGCTGCCCCTGGGGAGGCCCGATCCAAGCTCTATTCGTTGAGCCACAACCACTTGTTCCGCGGGGGTGCCGAGTAG
- a CDS encoding type IV pilus twitching motility protein PilT, producing the protein MSNSSPFPIGLFPQQGKAAQATPISQPQPLDGSLQGSQPSSLQGIVKLAAEQGFSDVHLGVGEEPRYRDRGEMLRTGWPVTDAAGFQSWLRELLSPAQVDAFQREKEFDGSHSFPFVRVRINLMDCLRGPAMVLRLIPQTIASLEELQLPPVLQELASKPKGLVLITGPTGSGKSTTLAAMIDWINRNRSCHILTIEDPVEFVHHSQQSLIRHREVGQHTKHFHNALRAALREDPDVILIGEIRDGETLTTALEASQTGHLVFGTLHTISAVKTVERVLGMVPAQDQGSLRRSLAESLLGVIAQGLIKTTDGKRAAFHDILINTDACKDYLERGELEEIESIMARSGFDGMQTVNQALIALVEQGRATGEAALAQSLKANELAQALRGKDSN; encoded by the coding sequence GTGAGCAACAGTTCGCCCTTCCCAATCGGGCTATTCCCGCAGCAAGGGAAAGCCGCCCAAGCCACTCCCATCTCCCAACCGCAACCGCTGGATGGCTCACTGCAGGGCAGCCAACCCAGTTCGCTTCAGGGCATCGTCAAACTCGCCGCTGAGCAGGGCTTCTCCGATGTCCATCTCGGCGTTGGCGAAGAACCCCGCTACCGCGACCGCGGCGAGATGCTCCGCACCGGTTGGCCCGTCACCGACGCCGCGGGGTTCCAGAGCTGGCTCCGGGAACTGCTGAGCCCCGCCCAGGTGGATGCCTTCCAGCGGGAAAAAGAGTTCGACGGGTCCCACTCCTTTCCCTTTGTCAGGGTGCGGATCAACCTGATGGATTGCCTGCGGGGACCAGCGATGGTGCTCCGGCTCATTCCTCAAACCATCGCCAGCCTCGAAGAGCTCCAGCTCCCCCCCGTACTGCAGGAGCTCGCCTCCAAACCCAAAGGTCTCGTCCTGATCACAGGCCCCACTGGATCAGGGAAAAGCACCACCCTCGCCGCGATGATCGACTGGATCAATCGCAACCGGTCCTGTCACATCCTCACGATTGAGGACCCGGTGGAATTCGTGCACCACAGCCAGCAGTCCTTGATTCGCCACCGCGAAGTCGGGCAGCACACCAAGCACTTTCACAACGCCCTCAGAGCGGCCCTGCGGGAAGACCCCGACGTGATCCTGATCGGGGAGATTCGCGACGGCGAGACCCTCACCACCGCCCTGGAGGCCTCGCAGACCGGTCACCTGGTCTTTGGCACCCTGCACACCATCTCAGCAGTCAAAACCGTTGAACGTGTTCTGGGCATGGTCCCGGCCCAAGACCAAGGCAGCCTGCGACGCTCCCTGGCAGAAAGCCTGCTTGGGGTCATTGCCCAGGGGTTGATCAAAACCACCGACGGGAAACGAGCCGCCTTCCACGACATCCTGATCAACACCGATGCCTGCAAGGACTACCTCGAGCGCGGTGAGCTCGAAGAAATCGAATCGATCATGGCCCGCAGCGGTTTTGATGGCATGCAGACCGTCAATCAAGCCTTAATCGCCCTGGTCGAACAGGGCAGGGCCACAGGCGAGGCCGCTCTGGCCCAGAGCCTCAAAGCCAACGAACTCGCCCAGGCCCTGCGTGGCAAGGACTCCAATTAG
- the petC gene encoding cytochrome b6-f complex iron-sulfur subunit has protein sequence MTQIPASASNSDVPGMGRRQFMNLLTFGSVTGVALGALYPVANYFIPPKAAGSGGGTAAKDELGNAVTASGWLSEHREGDRNLVQGLKGDPTYLVVEGSDAIGSYGINAICTHLGCVVPWNAAADKFMCPCHGSQYDATGKVVRGPAPLSLALAHVSVENDNVFLSQWTETDFRTGEKPWWV, from the coding sequence ATGACCCAAATTCCAGCGAGCGCCTCGAACAGTGATGTCCCCGGAATGGGTCGCCGGCAGTTCATGAACTTGCTGACCTTCGGCTCGGTGACCGGAGTTGCCCTTGGCGCCCTCTACCCGGTTGCCAACTACTTCATCCCCCCGAAGGCTGCAGGCTCCGGTGGTGGTACTGCCGCCAAAGACGAACTCGGCAACGCTGTCACCGCCAGCGGTTGGCTGAGCGAGCACCGCGAAGGTGACCGCAACCTGGTTCAGGGCCTCAAAGGCGATCCCACCTACCTGGTGGTCGAAGGCAGTGACGCCATTGGTAGCTACGGCATCAACGCCATCTGCACCCACCTGGGCTGCGTTGTGCCCTGGAACGCCGCGGCTGACAAATTCATGTGCCCCTGCCACGGCTCGCAGTACGACGCCACCGGCAAGGTGGTTCGCGGCCCCGCACCCCTCTCCTTGGCCCTGGCACACGTCTCGGTTGAAAACGACAACGTGTTCCTGAGCCAGTGGACCGAAACCGATTTCCGCACCGGCGAGAAGCCCTGGTGGGTCTGA
- the psaJ gene encoding photosystem I reaction center subunit IX, which yields MKKFLTTAPVFAAIWFTVTAGILIEFNRFYPDLLFHPM from the coding sequence ATGAAAAAGTTCCTGACCACTGCACCGGTCTTCGCCGCGATCTGGTTCACCGTCACTGCTGGCATCCTGATCGAATTCAACCGCTTCTACCCCGATCTCCTCTTCCACCCGATGTGA
- the tsaD gene encoding tRNA (adenosine(37)-N6)-threonylcarbamoyltransferase complex transferase subunit TsaD — protein sequence MPTLLALETSCDESAAAVVRDQTVLASAVATQIEEHARWGGVVPEIASRRHVEALPHLIEQVMAESGVGYSELDAIAATAAPGLVGALLVGSVTGRSLARLHGKPFVGVHHLEGHLCSVQLGEPLPPGPYLVLLVSGGHTEMIRVDGPGSYCRLARSRDDAAGEAFDKVARLLGLGYPGGPAVQAAAVSGDPKRFNLPKGRVSLPQGGFHPYDFSFSGLKTAVLRLVNQLRADEAAGGEPFPLADVAASFEQVVADVLVERTTRCARDQGLATIVMVGGVAANRRLRARLEERCQALQLEWRVAPLAYCTDNAAMIGVAAAQRFSAGGQSSIRLAVTPRLPLEEAPVLYEPQPPF from the coding sequence ATGCCCACGTTGCTGGCCCTCGAAACAAGTTGTGACGAGTCAGCAGCCGCTGTTGTGCGTGATCAAACGGTCCTCGCAAGCGCTGTAGCGACACAAATTGAGGAGCACGCCCGTTGGGGTGGAGTGGTCCCCGAAATTGCATCCAGGCGCCATGTCGAGGCCCTGCCCCATCTGATTGAACAGGTGATGGCTGAAAGCGGCGTGGGCTACTCCGAGCTCGATGCCATTGCGGCCACCGCCGCTCCTGGTTTGGTCGGTGCGCTCTTGGTGGGATCGGTGACTGGGCGAAGTTTGGCCCGTCTCCATGGCAAACCCTTTGTGGGTGTCCATCACCTCGAGGGTCACCTCTGCTCTGTGCAACTGGGTGAACCCTTGCCCCCAGGGCCTTATCTGGTCTTGCTCGTCAGTGGCGGGCACACCGAGATGATTCGTGTGGATGGTCCTGGCTCCTATTGCCGTTTGGCCCGCAGCCGCGATGACGCCGCAGGGGAGGCCTTTGACAAGGTGGCCCGGCTTCTTGGTCTGGGGTATCCCGGAGGCCCCGCCGTCCAGGCTGCCGCGGTCAGTGGTGATCCCAAGCGTTTCAACTTGCCGAAGGGCCGGGTGTCTCTGCCCCAGGGGGGCTTCCATCCCTATGACTTCAGTTTCAGCGGGCTGAAGACAGCTGTGCTGCGTCTGGTGAATCAGTTGCGGGCGGACGAGGCGGCTGGCGGGGAGCCGTTCCCTTTGGCCGATGTGGCGGCCAGTTTTGAGCAGGTGGTGGCGGATGTGCTGGTGGAGCGCACCACCCGCTGCGCCCGCGACCAGGGCTTGGCCACCATCGTGATGGTCGGTGGTGTCGCGGCCAATCGTCGCTTGCGGGCTCGGCTGGAGGAGCGTTGCCAGGCCCTTCAACTGGAGTGGCGGGTTGCGCCTTTGGCCTATTGCACGGATAACGCGGCCATGATCGGCGTCGCGGCGGCGCAGCGCTTCAGTGCTGGCGGTCAAAGTTCGATCCGACTGGCTGTTACCCCCCGTTTACCCCTTGAGGAGGCCCCGGTTCTCTACGAACCCCAGCCACCCTTCTGA
- the tatC gene encoding twin-arginine translocase subunit TatC, whose amino-acid sequence MSDQPPGQGDRSTSDGTQSPAGLAPPPPIKIPAASLETEAAETQEDFPSEVEMTLVGHLEELRSRVLRSLLAVVIGAAACLLFVRPLVRMLEVPAHGIHFLQLAPGEFLLVSLKVAGYAGLTLALPYVLYEGLAFVLPGLTRREQKLVAPAVAGSAVLFMAGLAFAWWALVPAALNFLVNYGADVVEPLWSIERYLDFVLLLMVATALAFQLPVLQMLLAALGLVRSEAMLSAWRFVVMASALAGAVLTPSTDPITMLLLSGAITALYFVGVGLARVVQRPA is encoded by the coding sequence ATGAGCGATCAACCCCCGGGCCAAGGCGATCGCTCCACTTCGGACGGCACCCAAAGCCCTGCCGGGTTAGCGCCGCCTCCGCCCATCAAAATTCCTGCGGCCTCGCTTGAGACCGAGGCTGCTGAGACCCAAGAGGACTTCCCCTCCGAGGTGGAAATGACCCTGGTGGGCCACCTCGAGGAATTGCGTAGCCGCGTCCTGCGAAGCCTGCTTGCGGTAGTGATCGGGGCAGCGGCCTGCCTGCTCTTCGTGCGTCCGCTGGTGCGGATGCTGGAGGTGCCCGCCCATGGCATCCACTTTCTGCAGCTCGCCCCGGGGGAATTCCTGCTGGTCTCCTTAAAGGTGGCGGGATATGCGGGGCTCACCCTGGCGCTCCCCTACGTCCTCTACGAGGGCCTGGCCTTCGTTCTACCGGGACTGACCCGCAGAGAACAAAAGCTGGTGGCACCGGCGGTGGCCGGCTCAGCCGTGCTGTTTATGGCGGGACTGGCCTTTGCCTGGTGGGCGCTGGTTCCAGCCGCCCTGAACTTCCTGGTGAATTACGGAGCGGATGTTGTTGAACCGCTCTGGTCCATCGAGCGCTATCTCGACTTCGTGCTGCTCTTGATGGTGGCCACGGCCTTGGCGTTCCAGCTCCCAGTCCTGCAGATGCTGCTGGCAGCCCTGGGGCTGGTGCGTTCCGAAGCCATGCTCTCGGCCTGGCGGTTTGTGGTGATGGCTTCGGCTTTGGCTGGGGCCGTGCTGACGCCTTCAACGGACCCCATCACGATGCTGTTGCTGAGCGGAGCTATCACGGCCCTCTATTTCGTTGGCGTTGGGCTCGCTCGGGTCGTCCAGCGTCCTGCCTGA
- a CDS encoding high light inducible protein: MATADPTPTPDQVVEAAPEELNEWKRGFTPQAEIWNGRMAMVGLSVGLSVLLIARLAGKV, translated from the coding sequence ATGGCCACTGCAGACCCCACTCCCACCCCCGACCAGGTGGTCGAAGCCGCTCCTGAAGAGCTGAACGAGTGGAAGCGTGGATTCACGCCTCAGGCTGAGATCTGGAACGGCCGGATGGCGATGGTCGGCCTCTCCGTCGGTTTGAGCGTGCTTTTGATCGCTCGCCTTGCCGGCAAGGTTTGA
- the lgt gene encoding prolipoprotein diacylglyceryl transferase: MSLAVFTSPGPLLFQLGPFSLRWYGLLIAIAVLCGLALATRLGKERGIDSTLIADLLPLLVLAAVVGARIYYVSFEWRQYRFNWLDALAIWRGGIAIHGALIGGTFAVILYTRWRKIAFWNLLDVLLPSVALGQAIGRWGNFFNSEAFGLPTDLPWRLTIPFSNRPVEFIDQSTFHPTFLYESIWNLGVLLLLLWLFRKGINGQIRLPAGALSCVYLISYSCGRLWIEGLRIDPLCLMGTPPYCAGGLRMAQLISLALIALGGLGLYWLYGRKRPLPDPSGVTP; this comes from the coding sequence ATGTCCCTCGCTGTGTTTACCTCTCCGGGCCCCTTGCTCTTTCAGCTGGGGCCCTTTTCTTTGCGTTGGTACGGACTGCTGATCGCCATTGCGGTGCTCTGCGGCCTTGCTCTGGCCACACGTCTCGGCAAGGAAAGAGGGATCGATTCGACGCTGATTGCCGATCTCCTACCGCTGCTGGTCCTGGCGGCCGTGGTCGGAGCACGGATCTACTACGTCAGTTTTGAATGGCGTCAGTACCGCTTCAACTGGCTCGATGCCCTAGCGATCTGGCGTGGGGGAATCGCGATCCACGGCGCCCTCATCGGAGGGACCTTCGCGGTCATCCTCTACACCCGCTGGCGCAAGATTGCCTTCTGGAACCTGCTGGATGTCCTGTTGCCATCGGTAGCCCTGGGCCAGGCCATCGGGCGCTGGGGAAACTTCTTCAACTCCGAGGCCTTCGGTCTTCCAACTGACCTGCCTTGGAGATTGACCATCCCCTTTTCGAACCGGCCGGTTGAATTCATCGATCAATCGACCTTTCACCCCACCTTTCTCTACGAATCAATCTGGAACCTGGGGGTTCTGCTGCTGCTGCTCTGGCTGTTTCGAAAGGGGATCAACGGACAAATCAGGCTCCCTGCAGGCGCCTTGAGCTGCGTCTATCTCATTAGCTACAGCTGCGGCCGCCTCTGGATTGAAGGGTTACGCATCGATCCGCTCTGCCTGATGGGAACCCCGCCCTACTGCGCAGGTGGATTGCGGATGGCACAGCTGATCAGCTTGGCCTTGATCGCCCTTGGCGGCCTTGGCCTCTATTGGCTGTACGGCCGTAAGCGCCCCCTACCGGATCCAAGCGGAGTGACCCCATGA
- the gmk gene encoding guanylate kinase: MAEEPSSSGRLFLITGPSGVGKGTLVSALLERHPDIWLSISATTRAPRSGEVDGTSYFFLERSEFEAKVAQGGLLEWAEFAGNCYGTPREPVEEQLQAGRPVLLEIELEGARQVRRTFPSGFQIFIEPPSFEELERRIRGRGTDSEEAIARRLERAKVELQAASEFDAVIVNGELAEALTQLEQLMGLS; this comes from the coding sequence ATGGCGGAAGAGCCCTCCTCCAGCGGCAGGTTGTTTCTGATCACAGGTCCCAGTGGAGTGGGCAAGGGGACCCTGGTCAGTGCGCTCTTGGAGCGTCATCCGGACATCTGGCTCTCGATTTCAGCAACAACCCGTGCCCCCCGCAGCGGTGAAGTCGACGGCACGAGCTACTTCTTCCTGGAGCGATCTGAGTTCGAGGCCAAGGTGGCCCAGGGCGGCTTGCTCGAGTGGGCTGAGTTCGCCGGCAACTGCTATGGCACCCCTCGCGAGCCCGTTGAAGAGCAGCTTCAAGCGGGCCGGCCGGTCCTTCTCGAGATTGAGCTGGAAGGGGCTCGTCAGGTGCGCCGCACCTTTCCCAGCGGCTTTCAGATCTTTATCGAGCCCCCGTCCTTTGAGGAACTGGAGCGCCGGATCCGCGGCCGGGGCACCGATAGCGAGGAGGCCATTGCCAGGCGCTTGGAGCGGGCCAAGGTGGAATTGCAGGCCGCCTCTGAATTTGACGCCGTGATCGTCAATGGCGAGTTGGCTGAAGCGTTGACGCAACTGGAGCAGTTGATGGGCCTCAGCTGA
- a CDS encoding DUF3067 family protein, producing MLLRGSSVCLPVTESPAAPLASAEILETLRSRWQASYDLQLTSRRGRLYLQVMWAYLEQQSFPLDADQYVAKLDELVATLNGLGVAGQVREWLTTTHDKPRLGKAMTLPLELPEGRASEFLL from the coding sequence ATGCTGTTGCGCGGTTCGTCTGTCTGCCTTCCTGTGACTGAGTCACCAGCTGCTCCTCTGGCTAGCGCAGAGATCCTCGAGACCCTCCGCAGCCGTTGGCAGGCCTCCTATGACCTGCAGCTGACCTCCCGTCGGGGCCGTCTCTACCTCCAGGTGATGTGGGCCTATCTGGAGCAGCAATCCTTTCCCCTGGATGCTGACCAGTACGTCGCCAAGTTGGATGAGCTCGTGGCCACCTTGAACGGTCTGGGGGTGGCAGGGCAGGTTCGTGAATGGCTCACCACCACTCACGACAAACCTCGCTTGGGTAAGGCGATGACTCTGCCGCTGGAGCTTCCCGAAGGCCGAGCTAGCGAGTTTCTCCTTTAG
- the petA gene encoding cytochrome f, with protein MRRSFSLLLSSVLVLGALFFAPQASWAYPFWAQQQYDYPREATGKLACANCHLAKKPTHVELPQAVFPDEVFKVEVEIPYDTDVQQVSGDGSPTGLNVGAVVMLPDGFQLAPADRLSDELKEETEGVYVTTWDEENPNILLVGPLPGDDHQKIVFPILSPDPAADSNIHFGKFQLHVGGNRGRGQVYPTGEKSNNSVYNASAAGTVESINAGDAGASVVVIKTADGNSVSDTIPAGPTVIAQVGDVVAAGAALTNDPNVGGFGQLDAEVVLQNPVRIYGLLAFFAAVALAQIMLVLKKRQIEKVQAAEGV; from the coding sequence ATGCGTCGCTCCTTCTCCCTGCTGCTGAGTTCGGTTCTGGTTCTCGGCGCCCTGTTCTTTGCCCCACAGGCCAGCTGGGCTTATCCCTTCTGGGCTCAACAGCAATACGACTACCCACGGGAAGCCACCGGAAAACTGGCCTGCGCCAACTGCCACTTGGCGAAAAAGCCCACCCATGTCGAGCTGCCTCAGGCGGTTTTCCCCGATGAGGTGTTCAAAGTCGAGGTTGAAATCCCCTACGACACTGACGTCCAGCAGGTCTCTGGCGATGGCTCTCCCACAGGCCTGAACGTCGGTGCTGTCGTCATGCTCCCCGATGGTTTCCAACTGGCTCCCGCTGATCGCCTCAGCGACGAGCTCAAGGAAGAAACCGAAGGTGTCTATGTGACCACCTGGGATGAAGAGAATCCCAACATCCTGTTGGTGGGTCCTCTGCCCGGTGATGACCACCAGAAAATCGTCTTCCCGATCCTTTCCCCTGACCCCGCTGCCGACAGCAACATCCACTTCGGCAAGTTCCAGCTGCACGTAGGCGGCAACCGCGGCCGCGGTCAGGTGTATCCCACCGGTGAGAAGAGCAACAACAGCGTCTACAACGCTTCTGCCGCTGGCACCGTTGAATCCATCAACGCTGGTGACGCCGGAGCCTCAGTGGTGGTCATCAAAACCGCCGACGGCAACAGCGTGAGCGACACAATTCCCGCTGGTCCGACCGTGATCGCCCAGGTCGGTGATGTGGTGGCCGCTGGTGCTGCCCTGACCAACGATCCCAATGTCGGTGGTTTCGGACAGCTCGACGCTGAAGTCGTCCTGCAGAACCCCGTGCGCATCTACGGCTTGCTGGCCTTCTTCGCCGCCGTGGCCCTCGCCCAGATCATGCTGGTTCTCAAGAAGAGGCAAATCGAAAAGGTGCAGGCCGCCGAAGGCGTTTGA